The following DNA comes from Plasmodium cynomolgi strain B DNA, scaffold: 0266, whole genome shotgun sequence.
ATCCTAAAGcagtatatataatagttCCTACAGGGATGAATGTATTAGTATTAGGAAGGTTTGCACTGATATCGTCTACACCATGTACACCTACCTCAGGAGCATATACTACAGGTGATCCATGTTTCTGTTCTCCTGTTGCTCTTCCTGTAACtactttttgtaattcttgTACTTCTAACCTTCCATTACTTTGTTCCGTAGATGCACCTAGTTCTTCTGCATTATTGAGTAGTTGATTGCATTCAGAATAATAAAAACCTGAAACTGAAAATCTCGAATTGCAATCACCTGTTGATTGGGGTTCATACCCTTCAAGAAAATCCTTAAGAacttttaatattttgcaaaatttagTATCACCAgtatttgtatatataggATTAATAATATCATTATATGCTCTTTCGCATATTTTAGCATGAAGACATGAATTAGTATTACCCTTATTAGAAATGAAAGACTGACATTTCTCGTATGCAGCATATAACttatcaattttattatatttacccACATccatgtaatatattttcggTAAACAGAAATTCATTAtctcattattattattattattattctcATGGTTCATATAAGATTTATAAATATCAAAACTAGATGTATTTAACTTATAATCTGAGCGTACACTTTTATTTAACAAGTATTTTATGTATTGACAacaatttttctgtttacAATTTTCCTTAGTACCGAAATTCATCAAGTATTTTCTTAGTCTCAAGCATTCCATACTAATAAAAACATCATTGTTTGTTGGTTCTGcaataatatatttaggAAATGAATCCAATTCATCTGCAACCCTACCTCGAATCTGCTTATACGCATCACGATTATGACTATATTGCTCAAAGGAATCATACTATAAATCAATagagttgaaaaaatatatagatacATCAAACACTACTATTTAGAAAGGGTTCAACATATTCACgtacacataaataatttaataataatatttctagaaataatttaattaaaataagaaTGTATTCTtacatcttcatttttaccaTCCATCTTATTAGTGTTAGATAAATGcaataatgataaattatattttatatttatgaaaataaaaataacacaacaggatataataatatgtaataaagtttttttctctgcttAATTTTAACATGGTAATAAATAAtccttattaattttttttcagtatactttatataaggttaatccataatgttatttttaatataaaagaataagaatttaaaaaattgagactACTGTTATGCGATACACTCTTTGTgcttatatttcattatttatctGGGTGAccatttataatatatttttttaattcgtatagaaataaatatgatgaaTCAATTCATTCTTttacacatataaaaatttcaatataatgcaaaaaaacaatacaatatacatatttaaaattagcatttttttacaatgcaTGATTCTATAAAATGTTACAATTAAATAGAAATTCAATTTAACATACATTAGGGATCAGCATATGTGATTATACTCAAAAAATAGCATTAGAAacaaatgacaaaaatgtgtttgttgcatatatattaa
Coding sequences within:
- a CDS encoding hypothetical protein (putative) → MDGKNEDYDSFEQYSHNRDAYKQIRGRVADELDSFPKYIIAEPTNNDVFISMECLRLRKYLMNFGTKENCKQKNCCQYIKYLLNKSVRSDYKLNTSSFDIYKSYMNHENNNNNNNEIMNFCLPKIYYMDVGKYNKIDKLYAAYEKCQSFISNKGNTNSCLHAKICERAYNDIINPIYTNTGDTKFCKILKVLKDFLEGYEPQSTGDCNSRFS